The following are from one region of the Phormidium sp. PBR-2020 genome:
- a CDS encoding cob(I)yrinic acid a,c-diamide adenosyltransferase: MTTHSQTEALSAKEQERLRKIKAAKDKSHEARQGQEKGLYVLFTGLGKGKTSSAMNLVYRHLAHDLPCAVVQFVKNSEAYPDGDRLLLTKLSQQGFPVKIHTLGGGFTWETQNPEQDRQMAAAAWEQAVEYIQNPEISLVVLDELHIALKNKQLQVEPVLAAIQARPPLCHVATTGRYAPEVLIEAADLVTEMTRVKHPISQGVPAQLGIEF; this comes from the coding sequence ATGACGACTCATTCTCAAACGGAGGCACTCAGTGCCAAGGAACAAGAGCGGCTACGCAAGATTAAGGCGGCGAAGGATAAGTCCCATGAGGCACGACAGGGCCAGGAAAAAGGGCTATATGTTCTCTTTACGGGTTTGGGAAAGGGGAAAACCAGTAGTGCCATGAATTTGGTGTATCGTCATTTGGCTCATGATCTCCCCTGTGCGGTGGTTCAGTTTGTGAAAAACTCCGAGGCCTATCCCGATGGCGATCGCCTCTTACTGACAAAACTCTCGCAACAGGGCTTTCCGGTGAAGATTCATACCCTCGGAGGCGGCTTTACTTGGGAAACTCAAAACCCCGAACAGGATCGGCAGATGGCGGCGGCGGCTTGGGAACAGGCGGTGGAGTATATTCAGAACCCCGAGATTTCTCTGGTGGTGTTGGATGAACTGCATATCGCTCTGAAAAATAAGCAGTTGCAGGTAGAACCGGTGTTGGCGGCGATTCAGGCCCGTCCCCCTTTGTGTCATGTGGCGACGACGGGCCGTTATGCGCCTGAGGTGTTGATTGAGGCGGCGGATTTGGTGACGGAGATGACGCGGGTGAAGCATCCCATTTCTCAGGGAGTTCCGGCGCAACTGGGGATTGAGTTTTAA